Proteins encoded in a region of the Salinicoccus sp. RF5 genome:
- a CDS encoding flavodoxin family protein, producing MMKLKALILNTTLKYGEDPSNTEVLAREVMDIYEAHDVETEIVRLNDYNIRYGISDDMGDGDEFPEILEKVKAADIVLIGTPIWLGEKSSIATLAIERLYGSSSLTNDKGQSIFYNKVGGVVVTGNEDGAKHAAQSILYGLSHIGFTIPPNVDTYWVGDAGPGPSYMYTDQDNEFTKQHVKMLAYNTMHLAKMFREQPIPAEGNVME from the coding sequence ATGATGAAGCTAAAGGCATTGATACTCAATACGACATTGAAATACGGTGAGGATCCATCCAATACGGAAGTGTTGGCCCGTGAAGTGATGGACATCTATGAGGCTCATGATGTAGAGACGGAAATCGTGCGCCTCAACGACTACAACATCCGCTACGGGATTTCTGACGACATGGGGGATGGAGATGAATTCCCTGAAATACTCGAGAAGGTCAAGGCAGCAGACATCGTTTTGATCGGCACGCCGATCTGGCTCGGTGAGAAGAGCAGCATCGCGACACTGGCCATAGAGCGTCTATACGGGAGCTCATCACTCACGAACGACAAGGGCCAGTCGATCTTCTACAATAAGGTCGGCGGAGTAGTCGTGACGGGCAATGAGGACGGGGCGAAGCATGCGGCACAGTCGATTCTCTACGGCCTCTCCCACATCGGCTTCACCATTCCGCCAAACGTCGATACGTACTGGGTTGGAGATGCAGGACCGGGCCCATCGTATATGTACACGGACCAAGACAACGAGTTCACGAAGCAGCATGTAAAGATGCTCGCCTACAATACGATGCATCTGGCGAAAATGTTCAGGGAACAGCCGATACCAGCAGAGGGCAATGTGATGGAATAG
- a CDS encoding pyrimidine dimer DNA glycosylase/endonuclease V yields MQIFRVSPDHTTSARYLDNRRLSKQVLELYQILRVNLSLVGVLDTNTRYQHHPIVKHVYNVGNPYITDTYRLLEACDLEHQRRGGKRSPAFREDLESLKRLIESHLADDLWNHDPLPPLYVFGDDRVYGDAAYDLYVLLLHDKWTADTIAPRCGTGLKK; encoded by the coding sequence ATGCAGATATTCAGAGTAAGTCCCGACCACACGACGAGTGCGCGGTATCTCGACAACCGGCGGCTCTCCAAGCAGGTACTGGAGCTCTATCAGATCCTGCGGGTAAATTTGAGCCTCGTCGGTGTGCTCGATACCAATACACGGTATCAGCACCACCCGATCGTGAAGCATGTATATAATGTTGGGAACCCGTACATTACGGATACCTACCGTCTGCTTGAGGCGTGCGACCTGGAGCATCAGCGGCGGGGTGGCAAGCGAAGCCCAGCGTTCCGGGAAGATCTCGAATCACTGAAGAGATTGATCGAAAGTCATCTCGCTGATGACCTGTGGAACCATGATCCGCTTCCCCCGCTTTATGTATTCGGGGACGACCGTGTATATGGCGATGCGGCATATGATCTATATGTATTACTCCTCCACGACAAGTGGACGGCGGACACCATCGCCCCGCGGTGCGGAACGGGACTGAAGAAATGA
- a CDS encoding YtoQ family protein, with protein sequence MQLTVYLAGQIHDDWREEVKQIADEKDLPLDFVGPQTNHDRSDNIGEDILGEQPSGFFKDDAASAVNNLRTQVLMQKSDVVIALFGEKYKQWNTAMDASAAVTLGKPLIIVRPKELIHPLKELSNKANITVETVEQALDVLAYIYE encoded by the coding sequence ATGCAACTTACAGTATATTTGGCAGGACAGATCCATGACGACTGGCGTGAGGAAGTGAAGCAGATTGCGGATGAGAAGGATCTGCCGCTCGACTTCGTCGGGCCGCAGACGAACCATGACCGTTCGGACAATATCGGAGAGGATATCCTGGGTGAACAGCCGAGCGGCTTCTTCAAGGACGATGCCGCTTCTGCAGTGAACAACCTCCGCACGCAGGTGCTGATGCAGAAGTCGGATGTCGTGATTGCGCTCTTCGGCGAGAAGTACAAGCAGTGGAATACGGCGATGGATGCAAGTGCCGCCGTGACGCTCGGCAAGCCGCTCATCATCGTACGCCCTAAGGAACTGATCCATCCGCTGAAAGAATTGTCCAACAAGGCGAACATCACGGTGGAGACAGTCGAGCAGGCGCTTGATGTCCTCGCCTACATCTACGAGTAG